DNA from Candidatus Paceibacterota bacterium:
CGGGCGTGCCGGCGTCCACCACCACCTGGAGGCTCCCAAGGCAGGAGCCATCGTTGAGTTCCAGGAAGGAGAAGCCTTTCGCGTCCCGCCGGGTGCGAACCCAGCCTTTGACGGTCACTGCTTCTGCGGGTTTGGCAGCTGCCAGAAGGTGCTTGATCAGTGTGCGCATGGGACCAATTCAACTGCTTCCATCTCGCTGCCAGCGTAGCTGAAAACGCCACCCCCGCAAGACCCGACGCGGAAGGACCGCCCCATTAATGAGAAACATGCATGCGCCTGGATTGTGAGGGCACCGCGGAGCCCTTGACGGGGTTCCGGCCTTGCAGCACTGTGCCGATGATGCAATCGCTGCCGCCGTCGTGTCCGCCCTTGCCGGACCTGCCACCGCTCTTCTGGGGGGAGGTCGCCAAGCAGACTGCGCACTGGCAGGAGTTCTTCGCGCACGCGGCCCCCGGTGAAACCGACCCCGGCGCAATGCGCAAGATCTGCATCGCCCGCATCAAGACCCGCCTTAAGCGTGTCTACGCCGGTAAGAACGCCGGTCGCGCCCTCTTCGAAATGGCTCAATACGTCGCCTGCCTCACCGTAATTGAATCGCGCAACTAGCGACTTTCTGTGTGGGCAGACTGAGTTGTCTGGTATCCAGTCTGGCACGCTACGCCGGGCAATTGAACTATCTGTCAACGGCAAGGAGTGTTCCGGCGATGTGGCGGGTGCCGTTGGCGGAGTTGAAGTAATAGACGATCAGGGCGCGGTGCTTCGAGAGCAGGGCGGCCCAGGGGTAGCCGAGGTCGCCATCGCCACCGTCGTCACGCAGGACGATTTCCGGGGCGGAAGCCAGATTAGCGCATTCGGGATCGAGCACGCGGGCGCGGATGCCGAACGGCGAGTGGCGGTACCCGTACACCAGCAATACGCGATTGTCCGGCAAGCGTAGCGCGTAATGCGGGTGGCCCTGAAAACCGGCGTCCTGCCATGGCTGGAAGGTCTGACCACGGTCAGTCGAGCGCGCGACAACGGTGTGATCGTCAAAGTCCGCGGTGCGCATGAAGGCCACCAGATCGCCTTTGGGTGTTTCGTAGAGTGATGTCTCGTTGAATACCACCTTCGCATCGGAGGCGACCGGACAAGAGTAGCGCCAGGTGCTGCCGTTGTCCTGGGAAATGAACAAGTGCGTTCCCTGAGCGCCCGGCGTGGTCGAGGTCTTGGAAGTTACCACCCAATAAAGTCTGCCGTCCTTGCCTTGGCACATCGCGCCGCGGTTGTAGGCGGGCACAGGCTGGTTGAACGGATCCATTACCGTTTCCCCCGGGGTTGGCGGCGGTAGTGTTGGGCCTTGCCAGGATCGGCCTCCGTCTCTGGAGTGGAGCAGGTAGCCGCCCATGAAGACGAAGTTGCCGTGGCAGAATGGGTTCTTGAGCTTGGCCACAGCGCCAGCCTGCAGCAGGGCCCAGCCGTAGCTGCTGCAGACGATGGTATTGTCGCGCAGTTGGACCATGCAAGGGTCCTGCGAGCCTCCGAATGGGTGGGCATAGATGAGCTCGGGGTTTTGGCTCCAGCTCTTGCCGTCGTCACGCGAGCGGACGAGCACCAGGTGACTGTTCGGGTCGGTGTGGCTCGTACTGCGTTCGCCCAACAGACGGCGTTCCGGCGCGCGGCGAAACGCCACGAGCAGCTCTCCGTTGGGGCGCCGCACGATCGAAGGAAAGCTGCTGTAGAATCTATCGTCCCGATAGATGACGAGGTCTCCCAGTTTATGGACGCCGGGAGAGGCAGCCTGGGCCGCAGCGGCGGCGGGGGCTGGAACCGGAGCGCTGAGGAGGAGCACCAGTTGCGCTGCCAGGACGAGTATCATATGACGCATACCGTCTGCTTGCACGGAGTCAGGTTGGCGGGCAAGCAAAAAGAGCCTGTCCCCGCTGGTGGCAGCGCTAACTCATGCCTATTCGCTAAGGCAGCAACGGAACCGAGGAAGCTCAGTCTTCTGCGCTCGGCAAGCCCGAGCCTCCTTGCGTCGGAGGCAACTACCTGAACATCTCGCCGGACTACGACCGATTCAAGGCGCTAAGGACCGCACGGACGGAGGCAAGTTCGATGTTGGTGTCCACACCAGCGCCCCACCGTGTACGGCCGTCCGCGTGTTTGACCTGGATGTAAGCGATGGCGGCGGCTTCCTCGCCGGCGCTCAGGGCGTGTTCGCTGTAGCTCACAATCTCGAAGCGCGGCACGCTGGCGGAGATGAAGCCGTGGACCAATGCAGCAAGCGGGCCATTGCCTTCGCCGGCAAGCTCGACCGGCTTGCCATCGCGCAGCAGGCGCGCGCGGCAGCGGACCTGGCCGTTGCGGCTTTCGGTCTCGAATCCCTGGAGCTGCCACGGCGCGGTGCGTTCGATGTACTCACGCCAGAACATGCCCTTGAGCTCAGCGCCGCTGACTTCGCGGCCGAGGCGATCCACCTCTTCGTTGGCGATGGGGCCAAATTCGCGCTGCATTTCCTTGGGCAGTTCGATGCCGTATTCACTCTCCAGCAGGTAGGCGACGCCGCCTTTGCCGGACTGGCTGTTGACGCGGATGACCTCCCGGTATTCGCGGCTGAGATCGGCCGGATCAATCGTCAGGTAAGGCACTTCCCAGAACTGTTGACGCCCGGTGGACCATTCGGAGAGGCCCTTCTTGATGGCGTCCTGATGCGAGCCGCTAAAGGCGGTAAAGACCAGTTCGCCGGCGTAAGGGTGGCGCGGCGGAATGGTCATGCCGGTGCAGCGCTCGTACACATTGCACAGGGCGTTGAGGTCGGTGAAGTCGAGCTTGGGATCAATGCCCTGCATGTAGAGGTTGAGTGCGACGGTAACAATGTCGAGGTTGCCGGTGCGCTCGCCATTGCCGAAGAGCGTGCCTTCAACACGGTCGGCGCCGGCGAGCAAGCCTAACTCAGTCGCGGCGACACCCGTCGCGCGGTCGTTGTGGGTGTGCAGGCTGATAATGATCGAATCCCGGTTCCGAATGTTGCGGCACATCCACTCAACCTGGTCGGCATAAACATTGGGCGTGGCGACCTCCACCGTATCGGGCAGGTTGAGGATCATCTTGTGCTGCGGCGTAGGCTTCCAAACCTCCATCACAGCCTCGGAGGCTTCCTTGGCGAACTCGACTTCGGTGGCGCTGAAGCTCTCGGGTGAGTACTGGAGCCGGACTTCGGTGCCCTTTAACTGGGGCAGGCGCTCGCTCACCCACTTGGCGCCGCGCACGGCGACGCGGAGGATTTCTTCCTTCGTCATGCCGAATACAATGCGGCGTTGCGCGGGCGAGGTGGAGTTGTAGAGGTGGATGATGGCCTTCTTCGCCCCGACCAGCGATTCGAAGGTGCGTTCAATCAAGTCCTCGCGCGCCTGCACCAGCACCTGGAGCCAAACGTCATCCGGCACACGGCGTTCCTCGATGAGCCGGCGGTTAAAAGTGAATTCGGTGTTCGAGGCCGAAGGAAATCCCACCTCGATCTCCTTGAAGCCGCATTTCAGGAGCGTCTGGAACAGTTCGAGCTTCTGGCCGACGTTCATGGGGATGGCTAGTGCCTGGTTGCCATCCCTGAGGTCCACGCTGCACCACATGGGGGCGCGCGTGAGAGTGCGGTTCGGCCACTGGCGGTCGGGCAAGTGGACCGGCGGAAACGGACGGTATTTGGCAGACGGTTCTTTCAACATGGTCGTATCGCTTTCTTGTTAACACGGCCGGGTGGTAAGGGAAATAGAAAACCCCACCACCGGTTGCGGCAGTGGGGTTTAGTAAACTTTGGTGAAAGGCTACAACCCAACTGCCGCGCTACGCAGCAGCAGCGCGCTCTTAAGCAGCAGGTTCAACTTGCCATTCACGCGTGCAATTTAGCATGCCAGGCGGACGGCGGCAAGCGGTTTTTTGCTTCGTCAAGGCGCGGGGGTGCGCAATTGCAGGGGGGCCAATTGACAGTGCTTGCCCGCAGCGCGAAGAACGTAAACAAGCGCCAGCTCTGTCCGGTGTTACGCCACGAATCAGGCCGCCTCGCCAACACTTCAGCCGCGTCTCGGCCGCTTTGGCCCGCGTCGCCGGCAATCCGCGCACAGGAATTGCTTCCCGTCAAAGTAGGTCATAAACGGCATGAACAGGTCATTACACCGGTCACACGTTTCGTAGATCTCCTCCGGGGGCACCGGCTCCACCGCCAAAGCAATCCCCTGCGACTTCTGCAGTATCGCCAGTTGATCGGCCACACAATCTGACCGGTAGTTGAACACCAGGGCTGCTGTCCGGGTGTCAGTGAAGTACAACCCATAGTCATCCTGCGCCAGGTAATTCCCTTGCGCATTGCGGAGCATCACCCGGATATCTGGCTCCTCGCTGAGTCTGTCAGTGTTGCGCGCCATTCACGAATCCTGAGGCAATCTGCGTTGTCATCCTTCGATGCCTTATAGCGGTCCTGATGCTGCACTGCCCGCCCGCGAAGTTCAAGGTTAACTGGCGTCTTCGATGGACCCAATTGGGTTCTGCGGACGACGATCCCCGGTATTCCCATACCCAAAGCCCGCCTGCGGCAATTGACGAAGGCATTGCCAAACCGGTCCGGGATGCACTATCCTTCTGGTCATGAAATGGTTTTCAGTCATCCTCGTGCTGCTCCTGGGTTTGGCGGGCGCGCGAGCGGCGGGAGCGGATGACCAGTATGTCCACCTATACAACCTCATCCAGGAGGCAGACAAGCTGAAGAACGCCGGCCAGTCCAGCGAGGCGTTGTCCAAGTATGTCGAAGCCCAGGCCGCGCTGCAACGGATCCAGAAAGGGTACCCCAATTGGAACACCAAAGTGGTGACCTTCCGGATGAACTACGTCACCGACCAAATCGCGGCGCTGTCCGCCCAATCACCTGCTGCCGCCACGCCGGCAGCTCCGGCGCAATCGGCCAAGGCGCCCGGGGCGCCTCCTGGCATCGGCTCTACCCAGCCTGCGCAGCCGACGCCCGCTGATGGGCAGACACAGCTCGACACCCTCAAGGACCAGATTCGCCAGGCGCAGGCGGATAAAGCAGTAGCGGAGGCCAAACTCAAAGAGGCGCTCTCGGTCCAACCCGCCGCCGTTGACCCGCGCGAGCTGGCCAAGGCGGAGGACAAGGTCAAGGAGCTGATGAAAGAGAACGACCTGCTCAAGGTGAGCCTGGAGCAGGTGAAGACCAAAGCCGCCCCCGTCCCCGATACGAAAGCGCTGGATGAAGCTCGCCAGGCGCTGGCTGAAGCGAATCGCAGCCTTGCTGAGAAGACCAAAGCCGCCGACGCACTGGCCGCTGAAAAAACCCTCCTGCAAGAGAAGCTGAATAGCCTTACCCCCAGTCCCGCTAATGCGGCTGAACTCGAAGCGGCCAAAAAGGCGCTGGAAACTGCCAACCTCAAGCTCGCCGAGCAATCCAAGCTCGCTTCCGACCTGGCCTCGGACAAGGAGACGCTGCAAGCCCGCATGAAGGCGTTGAGCACCGAAGCCGAAGCCGCTGCTGCGCTGCGCGCCGAGAATCAGCTCCTCAAGCAGCAGGTCGCCGACTTGAAGGCCGCCCCGCCGCCGAGCTCCAAGGCGGAGGAAGCGAGCCGGCAGTTGGCTCAAGCCCAGGCCCAGATCGCCGCCTTGCAGTCGGACAAGGAAATGCTCCAGCTCGAAAAGACTGCTCTGGAGAACCGCGTCAAGCAAACGTCCGCGCAGCCGGCATCCCCGGCGCCGAGCAGGGCCGCGGACGCCGCCCGAATCAAGCAGCTTGAACAGGAACGAGACGAGCTTAAGAAATCGCTCGACTCCGCCAACAAGGAACTCTACAGCCGCAAAGGCAAGGCGGCCGCAGCCCGCCTGCGGGAGTTGGAGGATCAACTGACCACACTGCGCGCCCGCCTCCAGGTATATGAAGCGCGCCAGGTTCCTTACACGGCGGAGGAATTGGCTCTCTTCAAGCAGCCGGAAATCAAACTGGCGCAACCCACTCGCAGCGCCGGGAAGGTGCCAGCCAGGGAACTTCCTCCCGGCACCGTGGCGCTGGCGGCTGAGGCGCAGCGCCACTACGCCAACCGGCAGTTCGACCAGGCGGAGGAGAAGTATCTGCAAGTGCTGCAGCAGGACAACAAGAACGTTCCCGCCCTGGCCAATCTCGCCGCCATTGAACTCGACCTGGGCCATCTCGAGGCCGCTGAGATTAACATCAAGCAGGCTGTCGCTCTCGCCCCGGAGGACGCTTACAGTCAGTTTGTCCTGGGCCGCCTGAGGTTTCGCCAGAAGCAATACGACGAAGCCGTTGACGCGCTCGGTCTTGCGGCGAAATATGATCCCCAGGATGCCCAGGTGCAGAACTTCCTCGGCCTCGCCCTCAGCGAGAAGGGCCTCCGCGGGCCCGCTGAAACAGCCTTGCGCAAGGCAATCCAACTCGATCCCAACTATGCGGGCGCGCATCATAACCTTGCCGTGGAATACATCTCCCAGAAGCCGCCAATGGTGGAACTGGCCCGCTGGCACTACCAGAAGGCTCTCGACAACGGGCATCCCCGCAATCCGGATCTGGAGAAGATAATTGAGGCGGCAAAGCCCGCCGCCGCCACACCGTGAGCCCCCGCCGCGCCCCGGACGGTCGTTCTCGGTCCTGGTGACCGTCGCTCACATGCTTCGCCAGGCCTTACACGAGATCAGGATTTTCACGGGCGGTCGCGGCCTGTACGAGTTTACCGACAAGGTCGCGGAGTGGCTCAAGCTGAACCGCTGCAGCAGCGGGTTGGTGACGCTGCACCTCCGCCACACTTCGGCTTCGCTGTTGATTCAGGAAAACGCCGACCCCGACGTGCGCCGCGACCTCGAACGCTTCTTCGCCCGCCTGGTGCCCGACGGCGATCCCCTCTTCGTACACACGGTCGAGGGCGATGACGACATGCCCGCCCACATCCGCACCGCGCTTACAACCGTCAACCTCTCCCTTCCCGTCAATCACGGCCGGCTTGCGCTGGGCACCTGGCAGGGAATCTATCTCTGGGAACACCGTCGCGCGCCGCACTCGCGCGTGGTCAACGCCCATTTCGTGGGGGAGTAAGCTCAGGCGCGGCCCTTCGCCGCACAATATCCTTTTCAAGGCCGTATTCCGTTGGCACTTTCGCCGTGCTTGAAGACGATTGCCTGGTCCCCACCCAAGGTCGGCAGCGCTGTGATTTGCGCCGCCGGTCTGGGTCTCGCGGTGAGTTGCCTGGCCGCCGGCAGCACCAATCGCTTCGGCTTCACCGGCCGGGAGATATTCCCCATTGATAGCCAGATCAGCCAACTGCACGTAGCCGACCTCGACGGCGACGGATTAAACGACCTGATCGTCGTCAACAACGCCCGCTCCAAAATCAACCTGCTCTACAACCAAACCGGCAAGACCAACCTGGCCGGGAAGCCCAGGCTGGCGGGCAAGCGCGAGCCGAACGAACTGCCCCCGGATGCCCGCTTCCGCATTGACTCGATTGCCTCCGAGAAACGCATTTTTTCCATGGCCGTCACCGACCTGAACGGCGATAGGCGCCCGGACCTCGCCTACTATGGCGATCCCCGCGAGTTGATCGTGCTCAATAGCCAGGGCACCAACGAGTGGAGCGCTCCCAAACGGTGGTCCATTGATGACGGCCAACTCTCACAGAATGCGCTCGCCACTGGCGACCTGGACGGCACTGGCCGCGCGGACCTGGTCCTGTTGGCCGAAAACTGCTTCTATTTCCTGGCCCAGCGAGAGGATCATGTGTTGGAGGAGCCACAGAAGATTCCCCTTTCCGGCACGGTCAAATCCATTCAGGTGGTGGACGTTGACGGTGACGCGCGCAGTGATTCGTTGCTGGTAAACTGGGACGACCGCAACCCCTTCCGGTTCCGGCTGCAGAAGCAAGATCGCTCACTGGGCCCCGAGATCTACTTCGCCATGCCGTCCATTCGCTCCTACTGGGCTGACAACCTCGTGGCGGACAAGCAGACCCAGGTCATCACCATCGCCCAAAACTCCGGCCGGGCGCAGGTTTCCGAGTTCACCCGCAAACCCGCCGAAACGCTCTCCGGCTCCTTCCGCCAGGGCCAGTTCCAGGTCTGGCCGCTTGCCCGGACCAACAAGGCGAGGCGCGGCTCCACTTGGGCCGACGTCAACGGCGACGGCCTGCCCGACCTGCTTGTTGCCGAGCCCGAAGACGGCCAGGTCTCCCTGTGTCTCCAGCAGCCGGATGGCTCGCTCGCCGCTTCCAAGGCCTTCCCCACCCTCGCGGGCATCAGCGACCTGGCAGTCGCAGACTGGAACGGCGACGGTCAACCGGACATCTTCATGCTCAGTGCCGATGAACGCCAGGTGGGTGTAACCCGGCTGGATGATAAACAGCGGCTGCCGTTTCCTGCGCTGATCCCGCTCGATGGCAGGCCCCTCGCACTGGCGGCCGGCGCTCTCCAAGCCGGGGCCAAGCCCGTCCTGGCGGTGATTGTCGAGCCGGAAAGCAAGGGCGACCAGGGAAGCCAACGCCTGCTGGTGACGCGCACCGCCGACGGCAAGTTCAGGCTCCAGAAGCTCACCAGGGACTTCAAGTCCAACCCCACCACCTTGGCCTTCCACGATGCCGACCAGGACGGACACGCTGACCTGGTAATTCTAATGCCTTATGAGAACGTCAAGGTTCTCCGTCAGGTTCCGGGCAAGGATTTCGAGGAGTTGGACGTCGCCCCCCCCGGCGGCGCCTATGAACTGGCCCAACCGTGGCTCAGCGCCGCCGACATCGACGGCGATGGCAAGTCCGAGCTGCTGCTGACCCAGAAGAACTTCCTGCGCGCGGTCGTTCTGCAACGCGAAGCGCTGGCGCCAGGCTCCACCAACCAAGCCGCCTGGACCTTCATCGTCAAGGAGCAGATCAACGGCGCGGGCAGCAACTCGCGGCTTGCCGGCGCCACCGCAGTCCCCAACGGGCCCAATGCCATCCCCTCGCTGTTCCTGCTTGATGTCGAACGCAAGGCCCTCACCCTTTGCGAGCGCGACCACGCCGGGGTATGGCAGGTCGTGCGCAACGTGCCGCTGCCCGTCTCCGAGTTCACCAGCCTGCAACCTCTCGCCCTCGGCGCCAGCAAGACCACCGCTATCACCTTCCTCGGTCTGAATGCCGTCGCCTGCCTCCGGCTGGACGGCGAGGTCTGGGAACTGAACGAGCTCGACGGATACGAAACCCCGATCAAGGATGGCCACCTTACTGACGTCGTCAGCGGCGACCTGGACAACGATGGCCGCAAGGACCTGGTCTTCCTGGAAACCGCCAGGAACTACCTCGACCTGGTGCTCTTCGACGCTCGCAGCAAGCTCGTTCCCGCCGACCGCTGGCAAGTCTTCGAAGAACGCACCTTCCGCAGCCGCCGGAGCGACTTCGCCGAGCCGCGCGAAGCCGTTGTCGCTGACGTGACCGGAGACAACAAGAACGACCTTATCATCTTGGTTCACGACCGCGTCATCGTCTATCCTCAGGAGTAACAAGCCGCTGGCACCATCGCAATTCGGCCGACAAGCATGCCAACAGAAGGCCCGAGGCGCAAATACCCCAGGCCTTGGCGAACTGCGAAAATGCATCCGATTTATGAAGGCAGGCCGCTCTCACCGAGAGCGCCGGGGGAAGACCTTACGTGGGCCGCGCCTTTCCCATTGCCCTCACAGCCGGCGCTAAAGCCGCCGATGGCCGGGGCCCGAATTTGGCCCCGGCCATCACGTGGCCATGGGGTGGCCGTCCAGTGGCCGTCATTAGGCCGTCATTAGGCCGTCTCGGTGCCGCTCTCACGCCCCTTCCTGGTCATTAATGGCACTCTCAGCACGCAGGGCGACTGGTTGGCTCAGGCATGTAGCGTCCTGGCGAGGTGGGACGATCTCGGCACAAAGAAAGGTCCATCACAGGTTCCCGGGGAGTGCCAACGGTGGTATCTAGCCGCACGACTTGGATGGCCCCTCGACCTTCACCATCCCAACACTGTCCACATTTGGGACAGTGATCCTGCCTGTCAGCCTTCTTGAGTCCCCGCTGATTCCTGCACCTTCGGCCTGTGATTACGGTGTCTGGACTGTAGTGCTACGGTGTGGTTCCCATGGGGGCCGACCCCCATGGGAACCACACCGTAGCCTGACC
Protein-coding regions in this window:
- a CDS encoding sialidase family protein — encoded protein: MRHMILVLAAQLVLLLSAPVPAPAAAAAQAASPGVHKLGDLVIYRDDRFYSSFPSIVRRPNGELLVAFRRAPERRLLGERSTSHTDPNSHLVLVRSRDDGKSWSQNPELIYAHPFGGSQDPCMVQLRDNTIVCSSYGWALLQAGAVAKLKNPFCHGNFVFMGGYLLHSRDGGRSWQGPTLPPPTPGETVMDPFNQPVPAYNRGAMCQGKDGRLYWVVTSKTSTTPGAQGTHLFISQDNGSTWRYSCPVASDAKVVFNETSLYETPKGDLVAFMRTADFDDHTVVARSTDRGQTFQPWQDAGFQGHPHYALRLPDNRVLLVYGYRHSPFGIRARVLDPECANLASAPEIVLRDDGGDGDLGYPWAALLSKHRALIVYYFNSANGTRHIAGTLLAVDR
- the leuA gene encoding 2-isopropylmalate synthase, which produces MLKEPSAKYRPFPPVHLPDRQWPNRTLTRAPMWCSVDLRDGNQALAIPMNVGQKLELFQTLLKCGFKEIEVGFPSASNTEFTFNRRLIEERRVPDDVWLQVLVQAREDLIERTFESLVGAKKAIIHLYNSTSPAQRRIVFGMTKEEILRVAVRGAKWVSERLPQLKGTEVRLQYSPESFSATEVEFAKEASEAVMEVWKPTPQHKMILNLPDTVEVATPNVYADQVEWMCRNIRNRDSIIISLHTHNDRATGVAATELGLLAGADRVEGTLFGNGERTGNLDIVTVALNLYMQGIDPKLDFTDLNALCNVYERCTGMTIPPRHPYAGELVFTAFSGSHQDAIKKGLSEWSTGRQQFWEVPYLTIDPADLSREYREVIRVNSQSGKGGVAYLLESEYGIELPKEMQREFGPIANEEVDRLGREVSGAELKGMFWREYIERTAPWQLQGFETESRNGQVRCRARLLRDGKPVELAGEGNGPLAALVHGFISASVPRFEIVSYSEHALSAGEEAAAIAYIQVKHADGRTRWGAGVDTNIELASVRAVLSALNRS
- a CDS encoding tetratricopeptide repeat protein, which translates into the protein MKWFSVILVLLLGLAGARAAGADDQYVHLYNLIQEADKLKNAGQSSEALSKYVEAQAALQRIQKGYPNWNTKVVTFRMNYVTDQIAALSAQSPAAATPAAPAQSAKAPGAPPGIGSTQPAQPTPADGQTQLDTLKDQIRQAQADKAVAEAKLKEALSVQPAAVDPRELAKAEDKVKELMKENDLLKVSLEQVKTKAAPVPDTKALDEARQALAEANRSLAEKTKAADALAAEKTLLQEKLNSLTPSPANAAELEAAKKALETANLKLAEQSKLASDLASDKETLQARMKALSTEAEAAAALRAENQLLKQQVADLKAAPPPSSKAEEASRQLAQAQAQIAALQSDKEMLQLEKTALENRVKQTSAQPASPAPSRAADAARIKQLEQERDELKKSLDSANKELYSRKGKAAAARLRELEDQLTTLRARLQVYEARQVPYTAEELALFKQPEIKLAQPTRSAGKVPARELPPGTVALAAEAQRHYANRQFDQAEEKYLQVLQQDNKNVPALANLAAIELDLGHLEAAEINIKQAVALAPEDAYSQFVLGRLRFRQKQYDEAVDALGLAAKYDPQDAQVQNFLGLALSEKGLRGPAETALRKAIQLDPNYAGAHHNLAVEYISQKPPMVELARWHYQKALDNGHPRNPDLEKIIEAAKPAAATP
- a CDS encoding secondary thiamine-phosphate synthase enzyme YjbQ; protein product: MLRQALHEIRIFTGGRGLYEFTDKVAEWLKLNRCSSGLVTLHLRHTSASLLIQENADPDVRRDLERFFARLVPDGDPLFVHTVEGDDDMPAHIRTALTTVNLSLPVNHGRLALGTWQGIYLWEHRRAPHSRVVNAHFVGE
- a CDS encoding VCBS repeat-containing protein, encoding MKTIAWSPPKVGSAVICAAGLGLAVSCLAAGSTNRFGFTGREIFPIDSQISQLHVADLDGDGLNDLIVVNNARSKINLLYNQTGKTNLAGKPRLAGKREPNELPPDARFRIDSIASEKRIFSMAVTDLNGDRRPDLAYYGDPRELIVLNSQGTNEWSAPKRWSIDDGQLSQNALATGDLDGTGRADLVLLAENCFYFLAQREDHVLEEPQKIPLSGTVKSIQVVDVDGDARSDSLLVNWDDRNPFRFRLQKQDRSLGPEIYFAMPSIRSYWADNLVADKQTQVITIAQNSGRAQVSEFTRKPAETLSGSFRQGQFQVWPLARTNKARRGSTWADVNGDGLPDLLVAEPEDGQVSLCLQQPDGSLAASKAFPTLAGISDLAVADWNGDGQPDIFMLSADERQVGVTRLDDKQRLPFPALIPLDGRPLALAAGALQAGAKPVLAVIVEPESKGDQGSQRLLVTRTADGKFRLQKLTRDFKSNPTTLAFHDADQDGHADLVILMPYENVKVLRQVPGKDFEELDVAPPGGAYELAQPWLSAADIDGDGKSELLLTQKNFLRAVVLQREALAPGSTNQAAWTFIVKEQINGAGSNSRLAGATAVPNGPNAIPSLFLLDVERKALTLCERDHAGVWQVVRNVPLPVSEFTSLQPLALGASKTTAITFLGLNAVACLRLDGEVWELNELDGYETPIKDGHLTDVVSGDLDNDGRKDLVFLETARNYLDLVLFDARSKLVPADRWQVFEERTFRSRRSDFAEPREAVVADVTGDNKNDLIILVHDRVIVYPQE